The Sorghum bicolor cultivar BTx623 chromosome 6, Sorghum_bicolor_NCBIv3, whole genome shotgun sequence genome contains the following window.
CAAGGGGACAAGCAAAGCaaacttctccttcctcccagCCCCATTCCTTCCCCATCCCGTTGGATCAGTACCATCGTGAGCAGATTCGAAGCAGCCGGTGGCAAAAATCCGGCCGGTTGACCGGTGCTCTCAGCCCATCATCATCCCATTCCCATTGCACGCGGCGTCCGGCGAGGCAGAGGAGGGGGGAGAGTCCGCCGTCAAACTCTATCCGATCGGCGTAGGGGCGCGGGGCTCCGACAACTTTGGTCCCCGCTCCCCACttgggcgccgccgccggtcgcTGCGGATGCTGCGGGCGCCCGCCGCGCCCACTGGACCCCGGTAACGCCCCCGCGCGGCGCCTCGCCCCGCGTGCCCGCCCGCGGGCGGCCAGCTCCATGCCGGCCGCCGCGGCTACATAGATAGGTAGCTGCGCGCTGGCTGAATGCTCCCGTCCGCTGCAGTGCGGCGCGTTGAAGGCTTTCGCTGCGTGGGTTGCGCGTTCCCTCCCTTGGCTGCTTGAGTTTGGTCTGAGTTTGGATGGGCCAGATGGTGAGTTCGCTAGCATCTGCCATGTTCTATCGTGTCGTACCGTGTCATCAGGGCGTTGTTCTTGACTCGGTGACCAGTCAGCTCATTCTGACGACGTGTTAATGATGGATTTGTGCAGGTTTCGGATGATAAATTCGAAGAACAGGCAGCACGCGACGGTAGGCGTCCATGCAACTTTTCTTCTCCTTGTCTACTCATGCTCACGTGAAATGCTAGTTTCCTGCCCCCATCTAATTGGTTGTTTCGGCTCTTTAATCAAGTTTCTCATGGAAATGTGGTTATTGTGTTGTACTTCTATTTTGCAGGCGGTATCATCAAGAATGGAAGGGAAATCCTATTCCAGGTGGGAATATATGTCGAAGCTTATCTCTGCTATCATGCTAAGGATGAAAGTGACGAGTAGAAATACTACCCAAGCTCTATTCATGTGAATGGATCTATATTCAGTTGCCTAAGCACACATAACCGAGCAGGGCCATAGAAAGTGTGATACTAATTTGTCAGCATTTGATAGATGATTCTAATATGTGTGACCTCTTGTTTATGTGTCACCATAATCTACGTTTACCTTCATATGGGCCACTTACTAGGATTCTAGTTCAATGTAGGTGTGAGTGTTTCCTGCATGCTACAACAACCTGGTTATGCTTTCTGGAATAACAGCTAAAACGTAGATGGACGAGCAAGCTTAAGTTCTCTTGCTTATTTTTCTGATGTTGTTATGTGTTAGGCTTTTAACTGGGAATCAAATAAGCATAACTGGTGGAGGAATTTGGAGGAGAAAGTTACTGATCTTGCAGAATCTGGGTTTACGTCAGTGTGGCTTCCTCCACCAACACAGTCATTATCTCGAGAAGGTAAGCTAAGCAACATCCTCTCTTACACGAAGCTTATTAGTTACGGAAGTCTGATGTGTTCTTTCACAGGCTATCTACCACAGAACCTGTACTGCCTTGACTCATGTTATGGTTCCCTCCACGAGCTAAAATCGTTGCTTCATAAAATGAGCGAACACAATGTAAGGGCTATGGCAGATGTTGTTCTCAACCATCGAATTGGGACTACTCAAGGATCCAATGGCATGTATAATCGTTATGATGGCATCCCAATATCATGGGATGAACATGCTGTTACATCTTGTTCTGGTGGGAAGGTATTTAGTTTGTATTCGTTTTGACATTTTAGTTGGCACCTTATGTCCGTATGTTGATGTATATTTTCTACTCTTGAGCCACTCATAACTTCAATGCAACTTCACTACCAGGGAAACAAGAGCACTGGGGATAACTTTGATGGGGTTCCCAACATAGATCATACACAACCATTTGTACGCAAAGATATTATCGAATGGTTGATCTGGCTTCGAAAATCTGttggttttcaagattttcgctTTGATTTCACGAAAGGGTAAATAATTAATTGGCTTGACTAGTATCCACTATGAAAGAAAGAAATTAGTTGCCAACCTAATATCTTTCAATGCTAACTTGCTGATTtttcaaccttttctttagtgcAGTTACGCAGCCAAGTTTGTGAAAGAATACATTGAGGAATCAAAACCTCTTTTTGCAGTTGGGGAATACTGGGATAGCTGTGAATATAGCCCCCCTGACTACCGACTGAACTATAATCAAGGTAAGAGAGTTATAGTAACATTCATACTGGCTACTTGAGCTGGTGCCATGATTTTTGTCATAAGCACTCTCAGTTAAGTCCCCTGACTGCCAAGCATGAATCGGGACTGGGATAAGTTTTAACTATTTCCACTATCTAAAACTTTGCCTCTATTTTAGTTATGTCAACTTTTTATTTACTATCCATTGCCATAGTTGCCTCTTCAAACTGCTCTGCTCTATGTAAGTTGTCAGTTCCAAATTTAAGTCTGTTTATATGATTTCTTTCTTATATGGTTATGGATGACACTGACTGAAGTGCCAATTACAACCTCAAATATGAAGCATACTGTCTAGCCTTATTTTGATAATTCATGCTTGTGGTACTAAACCTAttgttctgttttctttttgtcTGGCAGATAGCCATAGGCAGAAAATTATTAATTGGATAGATAACACTGGAGGACTTTGTGCCGCATTTGATTTCACGACAAAGGGTATTCTTCAGGTCAGTAATGAATTACTACTGGATGAGAAAATATTTTTCTTAAGTGATCTTTTGAGCAGTTAATGTTTAAATCAGGAAGCTGTCAAAGGAGAGTTGTGGCGTTTGCGAGACCCAGAAGGAAAACCACCTGGTGTGATGGGATGGTGGCCTTCAAGATCAGTTACATTTATTGAAAATCATGACACTGGGTCCACTCAGGTATAATATTCAAATTCTCACCCTTTGTCTGAGACCACGTAGCTGTGTTAATGAGCTAGAATGTTCGCCTTTTAGATTTGCTAACAGAATCACAATTTCAGGGTCATTGGCCTTTTCCATCTGATCATATTATGGAGGTACTATACTTTATCGACTTTGTAGTTCTAAATAATTTTTTCACAGCCTTAGTTTCATCAGAATCCTATAATATGTACTGTTTAATTATTTTACAGAAATATTGctgttatgatcttagaaaactTAATTTCTTTGTAATGACTGTAGCACCTTATAACACTTAATAGAAATCATTTGTTTTTAGACTAGCTTGCTGTTGTTTTTTCTAGAACTCCAATTGTTGGTCTGACACTGTGAC
Protein-coding sequences here:
- the LOC8072062 gene encoding probable alpha-amylase 2, which translates into the protein MGQMVSDDKFEEQAARDGGIIKNGREILFQAFNWESNKHNWWRNLEEKVTDLAESGFTSVWLPPPTQSLSREGYLPQNLYCLDSCYGSLHELKSLLHKMSEHNVRAMADVVLNHRIGTTQGSNGMYNRYDGIPISWDEHAVTSCSGGKGNKSTGDNFDGVPNIDHTQPFVRKDIIEWLIWLRKSVGFQDFRFDFTKGYAAKFVKEYIEESKPLFAVGEYWDSCEYSPPDYRLNYNQDSHRQKIINWIDNTGGLCAAFDFTTKGILQEAVKGELWRLRDPEGKPPGVMGWWPSRSVTFIENHDTGSTQGHWPFPSDHIMEGYAYILTHPGIPTVFYDHFYDQGVPLHDEIAKLMQIRKCQDIHSRSSIKILEVRSDLYSAIIDDKLCMKIGDGSWCPSDPEWMLAVSGDRYAVWHK